The following are encoded in a window of Ruminiclostridium herbifermentans genomic DNA:
- a CDS encoding acetylxylan esterase encodes MLQPYDLPLEQLRTYKPDLTRQPDYDEFWSNSLKELSKIPLNYTLTPFNFPVKGVKVFTINFTGFNNANIQGYFAIPDKEGPHPGLLLFHGYNWCFDGNVGDTVNWALHGYAAFQVLVRGQQGYSSDNVVSSTGFASGWMTKGILDPNEYYYRAVYMDAVRALEVLVSIDNVNGSKIGVHGGSQGGALTLASAALSDIPVVAVADEPFLCNFERAIDVALSNPFNEINEFFRRNSAPEIEIQAKKTLSYFDIMNLAPKIKCHTWVSAGLVDDIVPPSTVFAAYNHMVCSKEISVHRYFGHEHIPATVIPKLSTLMKYLQD; translated from the coding sequence ATGCTTCAACCTTATGATTTACCCCTTGAGCAGCTTAGAACCTATAAGCCAGACCTTACAAGGCAGCCTGATTATGACGAATTTTGGAGTAACTCGCTTAAGGAGTTATCAAAAATACCCCTTAATTATACTTTAACTCCATTTAATTTCCCTGTTAAGGGTGTTAAGGTTTTTACTATTAATTTTACTGGGTTTAATAATGCAAATATTCAAGGTTATTTTGCTATCCCTGATAAAGAAGGACCACATCCAGGATTATTGCTATTTCATGGTTACAATTGGTGCTTCGATGGAAATGTTGGAGACACTGTTAATTGGGCATTGCATGGATATGCTGCTTTTCAAGTTCTTGTTCGTGGCCAGCAAGGTTACAGTTCTGATAATGTAGTTTCTTCAACAGGATTTGCATCAGGATGGATGACTAAGGGAATTCTAGATCCAAATGAATATTATTATAGAGCAGTTTATATGGATGCAGTTCGAGCATTGGAGGTTCTTGTGTCAATTGATAATGTTAATGGGAGTAAAATTGGAGTACATGGCGGAAGTCAAGGAGGCGCTTTAACTCTAGCTTCAGCTGCACTTAGCGATATCCCTGTAGTAGCGGTTGCAGATGAACCATTCCTATGTAATTTTGAAAGAGCAATAGATGTAGCTCTTAGTAATCCCTTTAATGAAATAAATGAATTCTTTAGGCGTAATTCGGCCCCTGAAATTGAGATACAAGCTAAAAAAACCCTATCATATTTTGATATTATGAATCTTGCTCCAAAAATCAAATGTCATACTTGGGTAAGCGCAGGATTAGTAGATGATATTGTGCCACCTTCCACAGTTTTCGCAGCATATAACCATATGGTATGTTCTAAGGAAATCTCAGTTCACCGATACTTTGGTCATGAACATATTCCAGCAACTGTAATCCCTAAGTTAAGTACTTTGATGAAATATTTGCAGGACTAA
- a CDS encoding methyl-accepting chemotaxis protein encodes MIGNDNEHLTNRVVLIINTILSLFLVFGYLAEYFKGNRSLQYVLIFAATVIIPISIAVIMYIKNAANKRIKYVTMIGYLIVYSIALTTASTRLAFVYIFPIIVMYLLYFDLKLTVYSYSYVFILNMAVIVQSLFFKGVDAKGITELTIQFAAILLFGIAIILSTKLSNKLCFDKIDNIKLQQQKQEEIISKILEAAKILDSNAKEVQTFIAEFNISIGQVSGAIDEISKGAQNTSENMMQQSEATEKIRELIHVTSGLSKQMGELSNNSINDVNEGLKVVNLLNDTAAIVNERSLKVEKQMAELESKTAEILGITTIISDISAQTNLLSLNASIEAARAGEAGKGFAVVADEIRQLADQSKQSSTKIYTIINELNETVKNCVEQIHSMKNANQEQNKFIVSTKNIYSHISENTSKLSDNIKEVNSQIETIVESNESIIDSINKIAAVSEETAASSEEANAMANANLQNVEELMIKINEIISTADEMKRYVS; translated from the coding sequence ATGATAGGAAACGATAATGAACATTTGACTAACAGGGTTGTATTAATAATAAATACTATTCTTAGTTTGTTTTTAGTTTTTGGCTATTTAGCTGAGTATTTCAAGGGTAATAGAAGTTTGCAGTATGTACTTATATTTGCTGCTACGGTAATTATTCCTATATCTATTGCAGTTATTATGTACATAAAAAATGCAGCAAATAAAAGAATTAAATACGTAACAATGATAGGGTATTTAATTGTATACTCAATTGCACTTACTACAGCTAGTACAAGGCTTGCATTTGTTTATATATTTCCTATTATAGTAATGTATCTGCTGTATTTCGACTTAAAGCTAACGGTTTACAGTTATTCGTATGTATTTATTCTTAATATGGCTGTAATAGTACAAAGCCTGTTTTTTAAAGGGGTAGATGCTAAAGGAATTACAGAATTAACAATTCAGTTTGCAGCAATTCTATTGTTTGGTATAGCTATTATACTTTCTACAAAGTTATCTAACAAACTATGCTTTGATAAAATTGATAATATAAAGTTACAACAGCAAAAACAAGAAGAAATTATTTCAAAAATATTAGAAGCTGCTAAAATTTTGGATTCAAATGCAAAAGAAGTACAAACCTTTATAGCTGAATTTAATATTTCAATAGGTCAAGTAAGCGGTGCAATTGATGAAATTTCAAAAGGTGCTCAAAACACCTCTGAAAATATGATGCAGCAGTCAGAAGCAACCGAAAAAATAAGAGAATTAATTCATGTGACATCAGGACTATCAAAACAAATGGGAGAATTATCAAATAACTCTATAAATGATGTAAATGAGGGATTAAAAGTTGTAAATCTACTTAATGATACAGCTGCAATAGTAAATGAAAGAAGCCTTAAAGTAGAAAAACAAATGGCAGAACTTGAGAGTAAAACAGCTGAAATATTAGGAATAACAACAATTATTTCAGATATTAGTGCACAAACTAATCTGCTTTCACTAAATGCATCTATTGAGGCGGCAAGAGCGGGTGAGGCTGGAAAAGGATTTGCGGTAGTTGCAGATGAGATTAGACAGCTTGCTGACCAGAGCAAGCAATCTTCAACTAAGATTTATACAATAATTAATGAATTAAATGAGACCGTAAAAAACTGTGTTGAGCAAATACATAGCATGAAAAATGCAAATCAGGAGCAAAATAAATTTATTGTTAGTACAAAAAATATCTATAGTCATATAAGCGAAAATACAAGTAAACTTTCCGACAATATTAAAGAGGTTAATTCTCAAATAGAAACAATTGTAGAATCAAACGAGTCAATTATTGATAGCATTAATAAGATAGCTGCAGTTAGTGAAGAGACTGCTGCAAGCTCAGAAGAGGCTAATGCTATGGCAAATGCGAACTTACAAAATGTTGAGGAATTAATGATAAAAATAAATGAAATTATTAGTACGGCAGATGAAATGAAGAGATATGTTAGTTAA
- a CDS encoding GH36-type glycosyl hydrolase domain-containing protein: protein MNYGYFDELSKEYVINRPDTPSPWCNYLGSVDYGAIISNNATGYSFVKSGASGRIIRFRFNSASNDQPGRYIYIRDNSDGDFWSGSWQPVCKPLDKYKSECRHGTAYTQISSSYRSIDTTALYFVPLDKNYEVWQFKIKNNGSEQKNLSVYGMVEFTNHDHYENDTVNLQYSQFISKTYFKGDHILQVINENGSEASSDVDGHCDTMGDPSCRFFGVAGQTVSAFDGEREAFLGYYRNYGNPLAVETGKCSNTAAYNCNSFGALQIDITLAPGEEKEMVFILGAGNEEIAKSVINKYNGEAANTISNVVNTQFEELKKFWHARLNNLQVNTPDSNLNNMVNVWNAYQCFITFLWSRAASFQYCGLRNGLGYRDTVQDIQGIIHLDDKLARERLWLMLSAQVSNGGGLPLVKFDHKAGHVKTPDESEYAKSTGQSYYRADDALWLFPTVITYIKESGEWSFIDEVIPYADKGEATVYNHLRQAIQFNLDRQGSHGFPAGLFADWNDCLRLGTKGESMFVAFQLYYALVIFKEFAQKKGLSDDVKWADEHLDRLSTQFDQYAWQEDQYVRGFTEDGYTIGAKENAEANIWLNPQTWSVISGAAKGEKAKTALNSVYNKLNTKYGARLFYPPFKKYGMPVARMVLFNEGTKENAGIFSQPQGWLILAETIVGNGNRAYEYFTEINPAAMNNHAEIRKLEPYVHGQATEGIDTLNHGRSHVHWLTGTASTVMVSLVNGILGLQPQYDGIKLDPCIPSAWKEFTMNKVFRGKMLNIKVENNEGVEKGVKYIVINGKKLDGCYISCDDIADTNDVLVVMGK from the coding sequence ATGAATTACGGTTACTTTGATGAATTATCAAAAGAGTATGTTATTAATCGTCCTGATACACCCTCTCCGTGGTGTAATTACCTAGGCTCAGTTGATTATGGTGCTATTATCTCCAATAACGCTACAGGCTATAGCTTTGTTAAATCAGGTGCTTCTGGCAGAATTATAAGATTTAGATTTAACTCTGCATCTAACGATCAACCTGGAAGATATATTTATATTCGTGATAATTCTGACGGTGATTTCTGGTCTGGCTCATGGCAGCCTGTTTGTAAGCCTTTAGATAAATACAAAAGCGAGTGTCGTCATGGTACAGCATATACTCAAATATCTTCATCCTATAGGTCTATTGACACAACAGCACTTTATTTTGTGCCTCTTGATAAAAACTATGAAGTTTGGCAATTTAAAATTAAAAACAACGGAAGTGAACAAAAGAATCTATCTGTTTATGGAATGGTGGAATTTACAAACCATGACCACTATGAAAATGATACTGTAAATCTTCAATATTCACAGTTTATAAGCAAAACATATTTCAAAGGTGACCATATACTTCAGGTTATTAATGAAAACGGCAGTGAAGCTTCTAGCGATGTTGACGGACACTGTGACACAATGGGCGACCCTTCATGCAGATTTTTTGGTGTTGCAGGCCAAACTGTATCTGCTTTTGATGGAGAAAGAGAAGCCTTTCTTGGCTATTACAGAAACTATGGTAATCCTTTAGCCGTAGAAACTGGTAAATGCTCAAATACTGCTGCTTATAACTGTAATTCTTTTGGTGCACTTCAAATAGATATTACTCTTGCACCTGGTGAAGAAAAAGAAATGGTATTTATCCTTGGAGCAGGAAATGAAGAAATTGCTAAAAGTGTTATTAATAAATATAATGGTGAAGCTGCAAATACTATTAGCAATGTTGTAAACACTCAGTTTGAAGAATTAAAGAAATTCTGGCATGCGCGTCTAAACAATTTACAGGTAAATACACCTGATAGCAACCTTAACAATATGGTTAATGTTTGGAATGCTTATCAGTGCTTCATTACATTCCTATGGTCAAGAGCTGCTTCCTTTCAATATTGCGGCCTTAGAAACGGCCTAGGTTATCGTGACACTGTTCAGGATATACAAGGTATAATTCATCTTGATGACAAGCTGGCACGTGAACGACTTTGGCTAATGCTTAGCGCACAGGTTTCCAACGGTGGTGGACTTCCTTTGGTAAAGTTTGACCATAAGGCAGGACATGTAAAAACACCTGATGAATCTGAGTATGCTAAGTCGACAGGTCAATCCTATTATCGCGCTGATGATGCGCTATGGCTTTTCCCTACAGTTATTACTTATATTAAAGAAAGTGGCGAATGGAGTTTTATTGATGAAGTAATTCCTTATGCAGACAAGGGTGAGGCAACAGTATATAATCATTTGAGACAAGCAATACAATTTAATCTGGATAGACAAGGAAGTCATGGTTTCCCTGCTGGATTATTTGCAGATTGGAATGACTGTTTAAGACTTGGAACCAAAGGTGAATCTATGTTTGTAGCATTCCAGCTCTATTATGCTTTGGTTATCTTCAAGGAGTTTGCACAAAAGAAGGGCTTAAGCGATGATGTTAAGTGGGCTGACGAACATCTTGACAGACTAAGTACACAATTTGATCAATATGCTTGGCAGGAGGATCAATATGTGCGCGGCTTTACGGAAGACGGTTATACTATAGGAGCAAAAGAAAATGCAGAAGCAAATATTTGGCTAAATCCACAAACATGGTCAGTTATTAGTGGAGCTGCTAAAGGCGAGAAGGCAAAAACTGCTCTTAACAGTGTTTACAATAAGCTTAACACCAAGTATGGAGCAAGATTATTCTATCCTCCATTCAAAAAATATGGTATGCCAGTAGCAAGAATGGTACTCTTCAATGAAGGAACAAAGGAAAATGCGGGAATTTTCTCACAGCCTCAAGGATGGCTTATACTAGCAGAAACTATTGTAGGAAATGGAAATAGGGCATATGAATATTTTACAGAAATAAACCCTGCTGCAATGAACAACCATGCTGAAATAAGAAAGCTGGAGCCTTATGTTCACGGTCAGGCAACAGAGGGAATTGATACTTTGAATCATGGACGTTCTCATGTACATTGGCTTACAGGTACAGCATCAACAGTTATGGTTTCATTAGTTAATGGTATATTAGGTTTACAGCCTCAATATGATGGAATTAAGTTAGACCCATGTATTCCATCTGCATGGAAAGAGTTTACAATGAATAAAGTTTTCAGAGGTAAAATGCTTAATATTAAGGTTGAAAATAATGAAGGTGTTGAAAAAGGAGTTAAATATATCGTTATTAACGGAAAGAAACTTGATGGTTGTTATATCAGCTGTGATGATATAGCTGATACTAATGATGTGCTGGTTGTAATGGGAAAATAA
- a CDS encoding metal ABC transporter permease — translation MSQIYSILNTILPFDWLSYDFMKNAFLAVLLITPIFAILGTIIVNNRMAFFSDALGHGAFTGIAIGTAIGIISPMWSAIVFSIAFSVLITIAKNKTRTSTDTVIGVFSSAAIAIGLIIINTSKYSSLFIGDLLSISSEEVIVLFVLAILVIVLWILFYNKVLLVSLNQSLARSRGINTLAVEMILTSLIAVVVTICIQWVGLLIINSLLVLPAAAARNVSTNTTQYNFIALIVSIVSGVVGLILSYYFDMATGATIVIVSAVIYFVTLALRKRFA, via the coding sequence ATGAGCCAGATATATAGCATATTAAATACTATTCTTCCTTTTGACTGGTTAAGTTATGACTTTATGAAAAATGCTTTTTTAGCAGTTTTGTTAATTACACCTATTTTTGCAATTCTAGGGACAATTATTGTTAACAATCGTATGGCGTTTTTCTCTGATGCATTAGGTCATGGAGCGTTTACAGGGATTGCAATAGGAACAGCAATAGGTATAATTTCTCCTATGTGGTCAGCTATAGTCTTTTCAATAGCATTTTCCGTGTTGATAACCATTGCTAAGAATAAAACAAGGACATCAACCGACACTGTTATAGGAGTCTTTTCATCAGCTGCTATTGCCATTGGTTTGATAATAATAAATACTTCAAAATACAGTTCCTTATTTATAGGAGACTTGCTTAGTATAAGTTCAGAAGAGGTTATAGTACTTTTTGTATTAGCAATCTTGGTTATTGTGCTTTGGATTTTGTTTTACAATAAAGTGCTCCTTGTAAGCCTAAACCAATCATTGGCAAGAAGTCGAGGAATAAATACTCTTGCAGTTGAGATGATTCTTACTTCTTTAATTGCTGTGGTGGTTACAATATGCATACAATGGGTTGGGCTTTTGATAATAAATTCTTTATTAGTGCTGCCTGCAGCGGCTGCAAGAAATGTTTCTACCAATACAACACAATATAATTTTATTGCACTAATTGTTTCAATTGTATCAGGTGTTGTTGGATTAATACTTTCATATTATTTTGATATGGCAACGGGCGCCACAATAGTAATTGTATCAGCTGTAATTTATTTTGTTACATTGGCGCTAAGGAAGAGATTTGCGTAG
- a CDS encoding metal ABC transporter ATP-binding protein — translation MEDNIKKHNEKCHLNMSCSGYCCTKIQGFSVKIGKTQILKDVNLHLHCGELTAVIGPNGAGKSTLLKAILGEVKHEGTITFNGSSGNITSRPIVGYVPQQLEFDTAAPVSVKDVFVSCMSKKPAWYKSSRQLLQKIIDCLSRVQAEGLINKRLGSLSGGELQRVLLALALEPMPQLLLLDEPVSGVDKKGLDVFYEIVSRIREIYDLSIILVSHDLDLVKKHADRVVLIDGTVILNGTPKEVFSDKRLHETFGLTGIFDNARTEDRRKVDEPDI, via the coding sequence ATGGAAGATAATATCAAGAAACATAATGAGAAATGCCACTTAAATATGAGCTGCAGCGGGTATTGCTGTACTAAAATTCAGGGATTTTCAGTTAAAATTGGAAAAACACAAATACTTAAAGATGTAAATTTGCATTTACACTGTGGGGAACTGACAGCAGTAATAGGACCTAATGGTGCAGGAAAAAGCACACTGCTTAAAGCAATTTTGGGAGAGGTTAAGCATGAGGGGACAATAACCTTTAATGGGTCAAGCGGAAATATTACTAGCAGACCGATAGTAGGCTATGTACCTCAACAGTTGGAATTCGATACTGCAGCACCAGTAAGTGTAAAAGATGTATTTGTTTCCTGTATGAGCAAAAAGCCTGCATGGTATAAGTCATCAAGGCAGCTTCTGCAGAAAATTATCGACTGCCTCAGCAGAGTACAGGCAGAAGGTCTTATAAATAAAAGATTAGGTTCATTGTCAGGTGGTGAACTCCAAAGGGTTTTACTTGCGCTTGCATTGGAGCCTATGCCACAGCTATTGCTTTTGGACGAACCTGTGTCAGGTGTTGATAAAAAGGGCTTAGATGTTTTCTATGAAATAGTATCAAGAATTAGAGAGATATATGATCTTTCCATTATTCTTGTGTCTCATGACTTGGATTTAGTCAAAAAGCATGCAGATAGGGTTGTGTTAATTGACGGAACAGTTATTCTAAATGGTACACCTAAAGAGGTATTCAGCGATAAAAGACTGCATGAGACCTTTGGACTAACCGGTATTTTTGATAATGCTAGAACAGAGGATAGGAGGAAAGTTGATGAGCCAGATATATAG